From a single Paenibacillus sp. FSL W8-0426 genomic region:
- a CDS encoding response regulator transcription factor: MERTVLLVDDHHEIVELLGLFLAKEGIRVIEAHNGAEAWACLHNERIDLAVLDIMMPGIDGIELLKLLRTEYKLPVIMLSAKNRHDDKINGLLLGADDFIGKPFNPLEVVARIRALLRRTYDFNDASLPVREAESDEVTVVGELRLSHRDCILYKKERAIALTAMEYKLLSMLMQAPGRVYTKKQLFEQVWSDPYYEDANTVMVHISRLRDKVEEDPRKPIYIQTIRGLGYKFARKEDIP; the protein is encoded by the coding sequence GTGGAACGAACAGTGCTGTTGGTGGATGACCATCACGAGATTGTGGAATTGCTCGGCTTATTTCTGGCTAAGGAAGGCATTCGTGTGATCGAGGCCCATAATGGTGCAGAGGCATGGGCGTGCTTGCATAACGAGCGAATCGACCTTGCGGTGCTGGATATTATGATGCCAGGCATCGATGGAATCGAGCTGCTGAAGCTGTTGCGCACGGAATATAAGCTTCCAGTCATCATGTTGTCTGCCAAAAATCGCCATGATGACAAAATCAACGGACTGCTGCTTGGCGCCGATGATTTCATCGGGAAACCTTTTAATCCGCTTGAGGTTGTGGCCCGAATCCGGGCGCTGCTTCGGCGGACGTATGATTTTAATGACGCGTCCCTTCCCGTCCGGGAGGCGGAGAGTGACGAAGTTACGGTGGTCGGCGAATTGCGGCTGAGCCACCGGGACTGCATTCTGTATAAAAAAGAACGCGCCATCGCGCTGACCGCAATGGAATACAAATTGCTTTCCATGCTGATGCAGGCGCCCGGCAGGGTGTATACCAAAAAACAGCTCTTCGAGCAGGTGTGGTCCGATCCTTATTATGAAGACGCCAATACCGTCATGGTTCACATTTCCAGGCTCAGGGACAAGGTGGAGGAAGATCCCCGAAAGCCGATATATATTCAGACCATTCGGGGGCTTGGATACAAGTTTGCCAGAAAAGAGGATATCCCTTGA
- a CDS encoding GNAT family N-acetyltransferase — MAIPLQAMPKVMVIQEHQVDAAVRFAMKVRREVFPMLNHETLPQDLLHFHAHYMHSDQSKFLVAITENNEIIGSIGIVPYDGRIEEIKGRYPEGAAAEVVKCYVDAEYRRHGIGSLLAGALKDAVREMAYNTLYLHTHRFLPGAVDFWMRQGFAIVTEQYDEWQTVHMENLQAF, encoded by the coding sequence ATGGCCATACCGCTTCAAGCCATGCCGAAAGTCATGGTGATTCAGGAACATCAGGTGGACGCAGCCGTCCGGTTTGCGATGAAGGTGCGGCGCGAAGTATTCCCGATGCTGAATCACGAAACGCTGCCGCAGGACTTGCTGCATTTCCATGCGCATTACATGCATTCGGATCAAAGCAAGTTTCTGGTCGCAATAACCGAGAACAACGAGATTATTGGCTCCATAGGAATTGTTCCGTACGACGGGCGCATCGAAGAAATCAAAGGACGGTATCCCGAAGGGGCGGCCGCCGAAGTGGTGAAATGCTACGTGGATGCGGAGTACCGCAGACACGGCATCGGTTCGTTGCTTGCCGGCGCATTGAAGGATGCCGTGCGGGAAATGGCGTACAATACGCTGTATTTGCATACTCATCGCTTCCTTCCGGGGGCCGTGGATTTTTGGATGCGGCAAGGATTTGCGATCGTTACCGAGCAGTATGACGAGTGGCAAACGGTGCATATGGAGAATCTGCAGGCATTCTAA
- a CDS encoding serine hydrolase domain-containing protein: MKHRWSSILLALLMTIMGTGYFPDQAAAQEAIRPHELQQAADSAVEKALARESIPGVAVVVTLQDRIIFQKGYGFADVEHGVPMDPERTILPVGSLSKSLAATAIMQLEEQGRVSLDQDVNRYLSSFHVPMFQQQPITLHHLLTHTAGLDDAMYGVEAASPSKAVELRTFMKHYFDEQPPVRLPGEAFAYNNANYGLVASLLEDVSGKPIDDYMSRYIFEPLDMPSAGISAPLSPDMARSYTFEDGSYVPLPHSYVNMPGAGGVSMVPVEWAHYMIAQLNDGMFRGKRLLHADTVRQMQARHFAEHPHLEGVGYGFFRTRLRSGLLTLSHTGDINGFSAKMVLVPSRKLGIFVISNAPSQGGKLHDSIISSIVQLLPEARQELKVNQTPVSSQLQQYARTYTLTLGPLHGWGKWLRWLGTRDYEVSASENHLVIHGIFPDGPGEKESRIYEPIGTGLFREQESDNTVSFKQGRDEWSMSFTQGVTLAEKPPWWRHPATSLAIYVTIAVSWVLLFVIGVVRCLLRVISPKRFGPASACSSTWIAAIFTCYLSGQLLYGNSEAMIHGYPWWYVWCFSALPFIGLVRAWYIAVMKLRPLQPHIRNRIVPSLTSCLIAGLSLLTVAFLFYWNMLPLHYS, from the coding sequence ATGAAACACCGATGGTCTTCTATATTGCTGGCCTTGCTCATGACGATCATGGGAACGGGATACTTCCCGGATCAGGCCGCAGCCCAAGAAGCGATTCGCCCGCATGAGTTGCAGCAGGCGGCCGATTCGGCCGTGGAAAAGGCACTGGCGCGCGAGTCCATTCCTGGCGTCGCCGTCGTTGTCACGCTGCAAGACCGGATCATTTTCCAGAAAGGATACGGATTCGCGGATGTTGAACATGGCGTACCGATGGACCCGGAACGAACGATTCTGCCGGTCGGATCGCTAAGCAAAAGCCTCGCGGCAACAGCCATTATGCAATTGGAAGAACAGGGAAGGGTATCGCTGGATCAAGACGTGAACCGTTACCTCTCATCCTTCCATGTCCCGATGTTCCAGCAGCAGCCCATCACACTGCATCACTTGCTCACACATACTGCAGGTCTGGATGATGCCATGTACGGCGTAGAGGCCGCCTCTCCCTCCAAAGCCGTGGAGCTTAGGACATTCATGAAGCATTATTTCGACGAGCAGCCGCCTGTTCGTCTACCCGGCGAAGCATTTGCCTATAACAATGCCAATTATGGCCTAGTCGCCAGTCTGCTGGAGGATGTGTCGGGAAAACCGATCGATGATTATATGTCCCGGTATATTTTCGAGCCGCTGGATATGCCGAGTGCTGGCATTTCGGCCCCTCTATCACCGGACATGGCCCGTTCGTACACGTTTGAGGACGGATCATATGTCCCTCTCCCCCACTCATACGTCAACATGCCGGGTGCCGGAGGCGTAAGCATGGTGCCGGTGGAATGGGCGCATTACATGATTGCGCAATTAAATGACGGCATGTTTCGCGGGAAACGTCTCCTTCATGCCGACACGGTGCGGCAAATGCAGGCACGCCACTTTGCCGAGCATCCCCACCTGGAAGGCGTAGGGTACGGTTTTTTCCGTACACGGCTGCGAAGCGGGCTGTTGACGTTGTCCCATACTGGCGATATTAACGGTTTTTCGGCCAAAATGGTGCTCGTGCCTTCCCGCAAGCTGGGCATATTCGTCATTAGCAACGCACCGTCGCAAGGCGGGAAATTGCACGATTCGATCATATCCTCCATCGTTCAGCTTCTTCCTGAAGCAAGACAAGAGCTTAAAGTGAATCAAACGCCGGTTTCTTCCCAGCTGCAGCAATATGCCCGGACCTATACGTTGACGCTTGGACCTTTGCATGGCTGGGGCAAGTGGCTGCGGTGGCTTGGGACAAGGGACTACGAAGTGAGCGCATCGGAGAACCACCTTGTTATCCATGGGATCTTTCCGGATGGGCCGGGGGAGAAGGAAAGTCGCATCTATGAGCCCATAGGCACCGGACTGTTTCGGGAACAAGAAAGCGACAATACCGTTTCGTTTAAGCAGGGTCGCGATGAATGGAGTATGAGTTTTACTCAGGGAGTTACCTTGGCTGAAAAACCTCCCTGGTGGCGCCATCCTGCCACATCATTAGCCATATATGTTACGATTGCGGTGTCATGGGTGCTTTTATTCGTCATCGGGGTCGTCCGCTGTCTGCTGCGTGTTATTTCGCCCAAACGATTCGGCCCTGCCTCGGCCTGTTCATCTACATGGATTGCTGCCATATTTACCTGTTACTTGTCCGGGCAATTGTTGTATGGCAATTCGGAAGCAATGATTCACGGTTATCCCTGGTGGTATGTTTGGTGTTTCTCGGCCTTGCCCTTCATCGGGCTGGTTCGTGCTTGGTATATCGCCGTCATGAAGCTCAGGCCTCTGCAACCGCACATTCGCAATCGGATCGTGCCCTCCTTGACTTCATGCCTGATCGCCGGCCTCAGCTTGCTCACCGTTGCTTTTCTTTTTTATTGGAACATGCTTCCTCTACATTATAGTTGA
- a CDS encoding HAMP domain-containing sensor histidine kinase: MKKEKWFDAMLKSAVWFAAALSVVIGVFVLLVLDVENQTLEINHIHLTLLFGGFGACCVVYSLWSARRVTRPLERIASAIQGMKEGEYGERLIIDGGYEFEVIQKSFNEMAEVLERAREDNRKLEREKRQMLADLSHDLKTPITIIQGYAKALELDMVEGEENKVKTYRLMYGKAEQVTAMIDQIVMLSKLDRPDYPLMLEHTDIAELTREVAAEFYELFELEQYTLEVDCSPEHLMADCDLRLMHRAMSNLLTNAMKHNPPGTKVTIELAEAGEFVSLAVADNGVGIPANLTEVIFDPFVRGDAARTEDGGTGLGLSIVRQIAELHRGTLHLNGASDGTRFELLFPKSMSNRRAE, encoded by the coding sequence TTGAAGAAGGAAAAATGGTTTGATGCCATGCTGAAGTCGGCCGTCTGGTTTGCAGCAGCGCTAAGCGTCGTGATAGGGGTATTTGTGCTGCTTGTGCTTGATGTGGAAAACCAGACTTTGGAGATAAATCATATTCATCTCACGTTGTTGTTCGGTGGATTCGGCGCTTGCTGCGTGGTCTACAGCTTGTGGAGTGCGAGACGGGTGACGAGACCGCTCGAACGGATCGCCTCTGCCATACAGGGAATGAAGGAAGGAGAGTATGGAGAGCGCCTGATCATCGATGGTGGTTATGAATTTGAGGTCATTCAGAAGTCGTTCAACGAGATGGCGGAAGTACTGGAACGGGCACGGGAGGACAATCGCAAGCTGGAACGGGAAAAAAGACAAATGCTTGCCGATCTGTCCCACGATTTGAAGACACCGATCACCATCATCCAAGGATATGCCAAAGCCCTGGAGCTTGACATGGTTGAGGGCGAAGAGAACAAGGTCAAAACGTATCGTTTGATGTATGGCAAAGCGGAGCAAGTTACCGCGATGATCGACCAGATTGTCATGTTGTCCAAGCTGGACAGGCCGGATTATCCGCTCATGCTGGAACATACGGATATCGCCGAGTTGACGAGGGAGGTTGCCGCGGAATTTTACGAGCTCTTCGAACTGGAACAGTACACGTTGGAAGTGGATTGCTCTCCGGAACACCTCATGGCGGATTGCGACTTACGCTTGATGCATCGGGCGATGTCCAATTTGCTGACCAATGCGATGAAGCACAATCCGCCGGGAACGAAGGTAACGATCGAGCTGGCGGAGGCGGGAGAGTTCGTTTCATTGGCGGTGGCGGACAACGGCGTAGGCATTCCGGCGAATTTGACGGAGGTGATCTTTGATCCTTTCGTGCGAGGGGATGCCGCACGGACGGAGGACGGCGGTACAGGACTCGGGTTATCCATCGTCCGCCAGATTGCGGAATTGCATAGGGGAACGCTTCATTTAAACGGTGCGTCTGACGGGACGAGATTTGAACTGCTTTTTCCCAAGTCCATGTCAAACAGAAGAGCGGAATGA